DNA from Ensifer canadensis:
TGGCCCCCACCGGATGGGAAGCGCCGAAGATGACCGCGGCGAACGCCATAAATCCGCGACCCGCCGTCATGCCCTGGGCGAAGAATTGCAGGCTGCCGGCGGCAAGTTCCGCCCCACCGATTGCGCACAGCGCCCCGCCAATCGCCAGCGCCACGAGGCGCATGCGCGAGGGATTGGCCCCAACGCTGCGGGCAGCGAAGGGATGCTCGCCACAGGCGGCGAGCCGGAGACCGAAGCGCGTGCGACGCAGCAGCACCCACATGCCGAAGACCACGAACGGCATGGCGGCGACCGCGATCGACAGCACGCCATAGGCTCCGAAGGTGGGCCCGAGCTTCGGAATGCCGAACGGTGCGGTCACGCTCGCCTGGCTTCCGAAGATCGACTGAACGGCGAGCGCCGTGCCACCGACGCCAAGGCCCGTCAGGCCGAGGCCGGCGATGATCGGATTGGCCTTGAGCCTGTCGATGACGAACCAGAGGAGGACGGAGGCGAGCACGCAGATGAGGATGGCGATGAGCATGGCAGCGAGGATGGAATTGGTCAGGATGATGCCGACGATCGTGGCGCAGGCACCGATGATCATCAGGCCCTCGAGACCGAGGTTCCACACCCCTGCCCGCTGCGCAATGACGCCGGCGAGGGTGACATAGATCAGCGGCGTACCGGAACGCAGGATGGCGATGATGATCTCGTTCATGATGGGCGCCCTCCGAGACGCAGCACCTTGTCGACGAACTTCGACCTTGCCGTGATGAACAGCGCGATCGCCGCATTGATGATGTCGATCGCGGCGGCCGGCAGCCCGGCCATGATCGGCAGATAAAGCGCCGCCGAGGCAAGGCCGCCGAAGAACACCGCCGCCGCCGCAGTGCCGACCACGGAGAGATTGGCGACAAGCGCGATCAGGATCGCCGTGAAGCCGTGGGCAGGCAGGAACCCGGATGCGATGCGGCCGTTCGGCCCCATGAACTCGATGGTTCCGGCGAGACCCGCCAGTGCGCCCGAGATGATGAAGCTCGAAAGACCCAGTTTCCACAGCCGCGCGCCCTGCCACTCCACCATCGTGCCGTTGCGGCCGGCAAGGCTCGCAAGAACCCCGAAGGCCGTGCGGTTGACCAGGAGCCACATCAAAATGCCGACGGCGGCCGCGATGGCGATGATGGTTGGGGACAGGCCGAGCGAGTCCGAGATGCGGTAGGCCGCGTCGAGCGGGCGACTTGATGCCTGCTGACCGGATCCCGAAGGATCCTTGAGCGGTCCCGAGGTGACATAGACCAGAAGCAGGCCGGCCATGAAGTTTCCCATCAGCGTGGTGATCACCTCGTCAGTACCAGACCGTAATCTCAGGAGCCCCGGCCAGAGCGCCCAGAGGGCGCCTCCCAGCATGCCGGCGATGATGAGCGCCGGGATAACGAGGAAAGCCGGCCCGCCCTTGAACGCCTCGGCGGCGAACGCGGCGCAGATCGCGCCGACATAGAACTGGCCCTGGGCGCCGATGTTGAAGAAACCCGCCCGGAAGGAAATCCCGACGCCTACGGCCGTGACGAACAGTGGCAGCGCCCATCTGAGGCTCTGTTCGATCGCACCGCTGCGCAGGAAGGCGCCATCGACTACCGCCCAGAGCATGGCCCCCGCGTTGTAGCCGGCAAACTGGAACACCAGAGAGCACAGGATGAGCGCGAAGGCCACGAAGATCAGGCTGCGGGCAACCGTGATGAAACTGTCTTTCATGCGCTTACCCTCGCAGCCGCATCGGTCATGGCTGCGCCCACCGACGCGATGTCGAAGGGCGCGCGGAATTCGCCGTTCACACGCCCCGACAGCATCACCACCACACGGTCGGAGATGTCGAACAGCTCGTCGAGATCAGATGAAATCAAGAGGATGGCGGCGCCGCGATCGCGCGCCTGCCGGAGCGCCTGCCACACGAAGGCAGTGGCACCGATGTCGAGACCACGCGTCGGCTGAGCCGCGATGATCAGCCTGGCATCGCGATCGACCTCGCGCGCAAGGATCACCTTCTGGGCATTGCCACCCGACAACGACCCCGCCTTCTGCGCTGAATTGTGGTAGTGGACACTCCATTCCCTAAGCGACCGGTCGCAGGTTTCGCGCACCGCAGAGGGGCGGATCACCTTGAGCAGGCTTCCCTGCAGCAACTCCCTTGCGCTCCAGTTCTGCCAGAGCGAACTCGTGAGGCTGAGACCTTCGACATTGCGCTCGAAGGGAATGATCCTGAGACCAATCGCGCGACGGGCGGCGAGCGGTTTGCCGGTCACATCACGGCCTGCAAGCACGATCGAACCGCCGGCAAGATCGGCAAGGGCGGAAATCGCGCGCACCAGTGTCTTTTGTCCGTTCCCCTCCACGCCGGCTATGCCGACGATTTCGCCTGGGCGAATGTCCAGATCGATGCCATCGAGCGCGATGCCCTCACTGTCCGGCCGTGTCGAGACGGCCTTCATGGACAGCACGCTCGGACCTCTCGCGTTCTCCGGATGACCTGCGCCCTCGCCTGCGGGCGATTTCGACCCGACCAGCGCGTCACGCTCATGCCGGTCGAGCGTCTTAGCAATCGCATCGCCGACGATCAGGTTGGCGAGCCTCTCGGCCGAAACCTCGGCGATCGGAAGCGGCCCCTCGACCTTTCGGCCGCCGCGCAACACCGTGACCGTATCGGCGATGCCGAGCACCTCGCGAATCTTGTGCAGGATGAGGATGACGGTAACGCCGCGCTCCTTGAGACGACGGACACGAGCAAACAGCATGTCTATGCCTGAGGGAGAGAGCACTGCGGTCGGCTCATCGAGGATGAGCACGCGCGCATCCATGACAAGCGCCCTTGCGATCTCGATGCCCTGCTGGGTCTCGATCGGCAGGTCGCGGATCCGCCTGTTCAAATCAACGTGGACGTCGAGACCGGCGAGATGGGTCCGCCATTTTTCCGCAAGCCCCTTGCGGCTGTAGATGCCACCTTTGCCAGTGGCGCCGAACTCCATGGTCTCGGCAACGGTAAAGGACGGCGGCAGGGCAAAGCTCTGATGAACCAGCTCAACGCCCGCAGCCCGGCTCTGGCTGACCTGGCCGGTGCGGATTTCCTGGCCCATCACGTCGACCGCGCCGGCGGTCGGCTGAACAAGTCCCGCAGCGACGCGGGCGAAAGTTGTCTTGCCGGCGCCGTTCTGGCCCACGACCGCGTGGATCTGGCCGGGAACAAACGAAACGGCAACGTCCGACAGTGCAGTCACGTCTCCGAATTTCACGGTGACATCCCGGCACTCCAGCGCAGGCTTCGGAAGGTTGGACATCAAAAGGTTCCCATCGAGAGCGAAGGCTCACGGACCGTCAACAGGAAGGAAGACGATCCGCGAGCGTCCGGCGGCCCTCCCCGAAGGCAAAGGCCGATGCCGGTTTTTCGTCAAGGCTCCGGTGCCGACCCTGCGGCCGGCGCCGGAGGCTCAGAGTGTGGTATTGAATGGAACCTTGATGGAGCCATCAAGAATACCGGCACGCGCCTTTTCGACCTCGACAAGCGCTTCCTTCGCCCTGGCATTCAGCTCAGCCGGCCCCTGTTCCGCGAAGACCGGCGAGGGAATGAAGTCGATGACGCCGGTGCCAAGGCCCGTATGCTCGTGCGTGCCGCCCTTCCATTCAGGACCGACGGCCTTCGTTGCCTCGTTGTAGAGCGAGACGCCGAAATCGAGGCCGACGATGGAGATAAGCGACTTCGGACCGAGTGCGTACTGTCCCGGAGCAAGGCAGCTCACCATGCGGCCTTCCTTTTCGTTGGCTGCGGCGATAATGCCGCCGTCGGTGGCCGCCGCGTCCGTCTGAATGTAGTCGATGCCGTCATTGTACATCTGGGTAGCGATTTCCTGGCCCTTTGCAGGATCCTGGAACGAGCCGGCAAAAGCGGCGATGACGCTGGCGTCCGGCTTGATCGAGTGGACGCCGGCTTTGAACGCGTTGAAATCGGCGTTGAGCGGCGGGATCGAAACACCTCCGATGAAGCCTGTCTTGCCCGTCGTTGTCATCTTGGCCGCAAAGACGCCAGAGAGATAGCAGCCGAGATAGTAGTCGTAAGACACCGTGACTACGTTCGGGATCGCCGGCTCGAAGGGGTCGGCGAACAGCTGGATCCATTTGGTACCGGGATAGGACGGCGCCAGCGCCTTGAAGGGCTCGGCCACTTCGTTGAAGGTGGAGATGATGATCGCAGCACCTGCGTCGCCGAGCGTGCGGTAGATGGTCTCGTAGGTCGCGGGGTCCTGCGCGTAGACGGCGCGGTATTCAAAACCCTTCTCTTCCGACAGCTGCTTGAGCTTGGCGATCATCTGATCGACCGGGCCGTTGTCGCCGGCGGCCTGCGTGTGGACCAGTGCGACCAGCCCGCCGGACGCCATGGCAAATTCGGGCACGATGCTGGCGGCAAGACCGAGCGCTGCGGCGCCCGCGCTCGCCTGCAGGAATGTGCGACGGTGCATTATGTGTTGTGAAGCCTTGTCAGTCATGATTGTTCCCTCTTTTGTTGATTGTCTTGTGTCATGCGCATTCCGACACGCGCGGACAATGCCGACGAGTGCCTGGTCGTCTCAAAGCGGCGGCGAATAGGATGCAGGGTTCATGATCATCACCTCCTGCTTCTGGATCGCATCGAGCGCCCAGACCTCGGAGATGAATTTTTGCCAATCCGGATCGGCGTACATGGCCGACCGGCGCGCCTCGCGATCCGCAAGGCTGTCGTAGGCCCACATCAGAACGGTGGTGTGAAGCGTACCGAGTTCCGAAACGTAGAGGCCGACGAACGTGTTGAGATGGCGTTTCTGCACCGGGAGGCCGTCGGCCTCGTATTTCTTCATCCACTTGTCGACCGTGCCTGGTTTGAACGTATAGGTGCGGTGTTCGAGGATCATCGGATCACTCCCTTAGCTGTTCAGGATCAATTCGGCGCATTTCTCGCCGATCATGATGGCGGGCGCGTTGGTGTTGCCGCTCGAGATGATCGGCATGATCGAGGCGTCGGCGACACGCAGACCCCCGATGCCGTGCACCTTGAGCTGCGCATCCACCACCGCCATCGGATCGTTGCCCATCTTGGCGGTGCCAACAGGATGGAACGTCGTCATGGCCGTTGCGCGCAGCCAGCGGGTCAGCCCGGCATCGTCGAGCGCTTCCGGCCCGGGCGCCAGTTCCTTGCCGCGAAAGCGGTCGAATGCCTTCTGGCCGACGATGTCGCGCGTCAGCCGGATGCCGTCAATCATCGTGCGGATGTCAAAATCGGACTGGAGGTAGTTCGCCTGAATCTTCGGCTTGTCGGTCGGGTTCGCCGACCGCAGCGTAATTTCGCCGCGGCTCGCCGGATTGACGGGTCCGACGCGGATTGTGAAGCCGTGATCGGCCTCCACCGCCCGCTTCTTGGCGAAGGGATTGGGGAAATGCAGGTTGGCGGTCTTTTCCAGCGCTGGCATGAAATGCAGCTGGATATCGGGCGAGACGAGGCCCTCGTTCGAGCGAATGAAGGCACCCGCCTCGTAGGGAAACGTCGTCGTAACGCCCTCGCCAAACAGCATTCCTTGTGCGACGGCGGGAATGAGCTTGTCGGCGCGCAGGTCGCCGAACAGCGTCACCGGCTCGCGGCATTCCCAGCTCATGACGCAGTCGACGTGGTCCTGGAGGTTCTTGCCGACACCGGGAAGATCGAGCGTCGGCTTGATGCCGAGCGCACTCAGTTCGTCTGCCGGCCCGATGCCGGAAAGCAGCAGCGCCTTGGGCGAATTGACCACGCCTGCCGACAGGATGACTTCGCGCCCGGCACGCGCGATGCCCGGCCTGCCATCCTTCAAATATCCGACGCCGCATGCTCGGCCACCCTCGATGAGGACACGCGTCGTTTCGGCGCCCGTCAGCACGGTAAGGTTCTTTCGTCCGAGCGCCGGGCGCAGAAATGCCCAGGATGTGGACCAGCGCTTGCCCTTGCGAATGGTGAAATCGTAGCGGCCGAACCCTTCCTGGGTGGCGCCGTTGAAGTCGTCATTCTCTGGATAGCCGGCCTGCAGGCCCGCCTCGCAGAACACGTCCATCAGCGGATTGTGGCCACGGGCACGGCAGACGGTGAGTTCGCCGTCCGTGCTGTGAAACGCGTCATCGCGCTCGATGTGCGTCTCAGAGCGCCGGAAAGCCGGCAGCACGTCTTCATAGGACCAGCCGGGTGAACCGAGCTGCGCCCAGCGATCATAGTCGTGGCGATTGCCGCGCACGTAGATCATGCCGTTGATGGTCGAGGTCCCGCCGAGAACCTTGCCGCGCGGCCAATAGAGGGAGCGGCCGTTGAGATAGGGCTCCGGTTCCGTGTGATAGTGCCAGTTGTAGATGCCCGAATGGAAGAGCTTGCCCATCAGCATCGGTAAACGAAAAAGCGGATTGCGGTCCTTGCCACCAGCCTCGATCAAAAGCACGTGGTTGGCCGGGTTCTTCGACAGGCGGTTCGCAAGAACGCAACCGGCCGAACCCGCGCCAACGATGATAAAGTCATATTCCGGGGTAGACGCCATGGTTCACCATGCGATGGGACGGCCGCCCATCGCCTCCAGATAGAGATTGCAGAGAAGGAAGGGATTCTCCCGGCCAAGCACCTTGTCGGCGAAAGCGGGATGCTCTCGCTCGATGCAGGCGACATTGCCGGTGCGGCCCTCGCGAATGCCGGTTTGGGCGAAGATATCGGCCGCAGCCGCACCGAAACCGAGAAAGACGATCGGCTCGCCCCGCGCCAGAAGCATTTCGACCACACGCAGCATCAAGGGCCGCCAGAACGGAAGATGTCCGCGCGACTGATGCGGATCGATATCGACGCGAAAGCGGGAAAGCGTCAGGGATGCGTTGAGCAGCAGCACGCCCTCGCCCACCCAGCGGTCGGCGATTGCGTCTGGCGCCTCGAACGCGCCGGCAGGGTCGCACAACAGGCGCCGCACATCGGGCCAGCGACCGAAGTCTTCGCTAAGGCTCTCGTCACCGAGCCGCGCGGCCGCGATGAGCTGCATATAGGCGCGGATGCTCTTCGAGAACATCTTGTCCAGCTCGACCCACGCGGCAAGATTGCCGGCCTCGAAGGCTCGGCCCGTTGCGAAACCTGGCTCCGGATAGGGATCCTGACCGAGGATCATGCAGCGCACGCCGTCGGGAGCGATCCCATCGAAGGCCGCAAGAGCATGCGCACCCTTCGGCTGCCCGGGAAAGGTCTTGCCGCGACGCGCGGGAAAAATCGGCTCCCAGGATTCGAAATCGAGACCGGCATCGACCCGATCGAAATCATCGCCGATGGGTCCGAGCGCATCCTGCCAGACATCAGGCAGATCGGCCTCCCAGCCGGCCAGCGTTTCCGCCATCGCCTCCCTCAGTCGTCCCGACATCACACCGCCCCTCCAACCTGCTGAACGAGAGACTAGACAAAAGCTGACCAAAGTGTCAACTTTCATGAACGCAAAAAATGACTATGTCGTCAGGTTTTTTTGACCAGATCGTCAACTTTTTTTTGCAAAGGGCGATGCGCTTGCATTTTGCCGGAAAACTCGGAAATTGCGGAAACGGTCTCGCCGCCACGCATGATTGTCTGGTAGGGAGCAGCGGCGAGATGGAGGCGAGATCGCATGGCAAGGGCAGCACGAGATCCGGAGGAGCGTATCCGCGCACGCAATATGCGCCTCATCATCAAGGCCGGGATCGAGATATTCGCGCGTAAGGGCTTCGACGGCACACGCATCGCCGAGATCGCCGAGGCCTCGGGCCTGCCCAAGGCCAACGTCTATTACTACTTCTCCTCCAAGGAGGAGATCTACAAGGCCATCGTTACACACCTAATCGCCAGCTGGGACGACGCGCTGAAATACATCTCGCCCGAGCGCGAGCCAGCTGACGCCTTCCGCCTCTACATCAAGGCCAAGCTCGATTACACGCGTAAGAACACTGCGGAATCCCGGCTCTTTGCCAGCGAGATCATCCAGGGCGCCCGGTTTCTGAAGAAGAAGGATCGCGACCACATGCGCCAGGTCACGGATGCGCACGTGGCAGTCGTCGAGGGATGGATTGCGGCAGGAAAGATGCTTCCGGTCGATCCGCGCCACCTGTTCATCATGCTTTGGGCATCAACCCAATTCTACGCGGATTTCGAGCCCATCGCAGCCGACGGACTGAAGAAGGCGCGTTTGAAGGCAGAGGATTATGACACGGCAGCGACGACGATTACCGAGACGATCCTCAAGGGCATTCTTCCGGACCCGGCGCAACGTTCATGAATGAATATAACATGAGCGGGCCTCAAACTTGATTGCTCTCGAAAGAATTCAAACCGTCGACACCCGCCATGTCACGCTACGGACATTAGTAGTTTGCGAGCTTCTTGCCGGTTGATCATGCGGCGTAGATATCAAATTATCCGGCAAGGCTTTGAAAGCGACGAGGGCCGATTGCTTGATTGTTTTTTCTCCAACGCTCCCCGGAAACGGCAAAATAACGGGTGTGTTCGTTAGCCCGGATAGCCATATCTTGGCCGTCGCGAGCTTGTTTCCGCTGCTTACAAATCCGCCAGGGCGTGCCGCCTATACCGGGCAAAGGTTGCGCCATCGGCTGGCCCTCTACCATCGCGGCGAGCGGCGGCCCTTTGCGGCCTTCGATATGCTGCGGCTCCCCATCAACGACATCAGCTTTCATCCGCACGAACCGGTCATCGCGATTGCGGCAGGCAGCTACGATGGCGGCTGGTTTTTTGAAGGCGAGCTGGTCGCTTGGAACTGGTCATCTGATCGGTCCTGGCCGCTGGCCGGGGGTCTGCCCGAGATTGAGCTCTGCAGCTTCAATGTCGCTGGCGATCGGCTCGATCTGCTGGTCAGGCCTTGGGACGAAGAGTGGGGCAACGAAGAAAGTGAGGAAGATCCGTTCGACCGGCTCTACCCGGTGAACGTTGCTTACGAGGGGGCAGTCGGCAGTATCGCTGTCGAGATCGATCCGGCGACATGGATCGCGCGTCAGACGATCGATAGGCAGGTGTCTGATCAAGATCGGCAATCGGCGATGGAACGGCAGCTGGCCAATTGGTTCGGCACCGATCGACTGGTGCAGCGAGGCGCAATCTGGGACGTCGCTTGGCTGGACAACGGCCGGCTCGCCGCCGTCCATGACCTCTGCCTGCTCGAAATTCATGACCTGGAGAACGGCAGCGTCGTCTGCTTCTCCGGTGAGGGGTATGGCGCGCGCATCCTGCGATCGTCGCCGCCGATTGTTCAGATCGGACCGCCTGCCTCAGCGCTTGGCGAAGCACCGCGCTCGCGACTGCAGGTGCTCCGTGATGGGCGGCTTGCGGAATTTGGCGCGTTCGAGGGCGTCTATACCTTTGTCTCCTCCCGCGACGGCCGGGTTCTGGGACGGCGCGACAGACATCCGGCGGGCGTTGGCCAAGCCGATGTCCTGATCGATATCTGCACCGGACAGGCCCGGTTTGCCGACCTCGGCCACTATGACTGTTTCAATCATCATATCGGCGTCGATGGCGCGCCAGATCTCTACTTGCTGCAAGGCACTCCACCGACCTCACACAAGAAGAAGCGTCTCTGCCGCGTGCGACCGGACGGCACCGTCGAGGACTTGTGGCCGCTGCTGCCTGCCGACGGCAGCCACGCCAGCCATGCCATGGAATGCATCGGCTGCTACGTCGAGGACGACGCCGGTCGTGGTATCGTCGTGGCCGGCCGGCACTATCACCCGGATCCGCGTCAGGGCCATCATGGCTTCATCTACCGAAAGGCGATCAAGCGACCGGGCCGTGAGATTTGGCGTCACACCACCACGGCGGCCGCCAGCGCTGTGGTTCATGTTGCGCCAATCGGACTGGTTGTTGCGGCGCTGCTCGACGGCACGATCCTCGTGCTCGACGCGGCAGCCGGCACAGTCGTGGCGAAGGCGCGTGCCGCCGTCAACGGGGTTGCGACGGTCATCTATGCGATGGATGCTTCAGACGCCTTGCTGGCTGTCGGAACGTTCGACGGATGCATCGCCGTCATTGCGCTCGACGACCTGTCGGCCGATGGCGGCATCCTGGAACTGGCCTGAGTCGTCCACCCTGCGCACCTCACGATCCTGCTTCCTTGACAACTCGCCTTCCCTTACAATCCCTTCCGGACACAGAGGAGTTCCGCAATGAGCGAAGACGCCTTCAACATATCGATCCGCAAGTTCTTGAAGGAAGTCGGCATCACCTCGCAGCGCAAGATCGAGGAGACGGTGCGCGAAGGGCAGACCGGCGAAAAGACGCTGAAGGTTCGCATGACGCTGACGGCGGAAGGCACAGACCTCAACCACGTGGTAAATGGCGAGATCGAGCTTCCGTAAAACGCATCAAGCTCTCTACCGTGCGACGTCGCACCCCATTAATGCAATTTCGGATCATGGTCTCCACTCATTGCCCATCCGCATAGCAGTGGCCTTGCGTGTGCGGGGGGGGGCGCGAGTGTGCGCGACCTTTTCTGGTCAGGCCGGCCGTCTTGTTGATATGTCCGACCTTGCAACAAAAAGATGCCTCCCAATTGAGCGGCGCCTGAACGGATGCCGGGCGTCGGATACGCCGGGCGTGACACTGTTTGGGTTCAAGTGTCGGGCCGCGGCCACTGGATCATCGCGCTGAAAATCCGGTGGCCGGTCAACGGTGATGCCCGACGATCAAGCCTCGTCAGGCCCCTTCCTGTACACTAGGAACTTGTTGCCCTCAGGGTCGCGAAAATATGCGCAGTACGGGCCGTCGGAGTTTTCCCCTCTCGGTCCGGGAGCGCCTTCGTCAAAGCCGCCAGCCGCCAAAGCAACCGCATGGACCTCGTGAACCTGAGCACGGGACCGAGCTTCGAAGGCGACCATCCCGCCATTGCCGACGTTTGCCGGTGCGCCGTTTAAGGGGCTGATCACGCCGAATTCGAGCGCCTGGTGCCCGTAATAGACAGCCCTTCCGGGCTGCACCAGAACGCGGCCGATACCGAATACGCCGAGCAGCTTGTCATAGAAAGCCGCTGCAGCATCCAGGTCATTGGTGCCTACGGTCGAGTGACCCGGCAGCCCGCGGGGCTTGTCGGGCTGAGCTGTGATATCGTTCATTAC
Protein-coding regions in this window:
- a CDS encoding ABC transporter permease, which gives rise to MKDSFITVARSLIFVAFALILCSLVFQFAGYNAGAMLWAVVDGAFLRSGAIEQSLRWALPLFVTAVGVGISFRAGFFNIGAQGQFYVGAICAAFAAEAFKGGPAFLVIPALIIAGMLGGALWALWPGLLRLRSGTDEVITTLMGNFMAGLLLVYVTSGPLKDPSGSGQQASSRPLDAAYRISDSLGLSPTIIAIAAAVGILMWLLVNRTAFGVLASLAGRNGTMVEWQGARLWKLGLSSFIISGALAGLAGTIEFMGPNGRIASGFLPAHGFTAILIALVANLSVVGTAAAAVFFGGLASAALYLPIMAGLPAAAIDIINAAIALFITARSKFVDKVLRLGGRPS
- a CDS encoding TetR family transcriptional regulator C-terminal domain-containing protein — protein: MARAARDPEERIRARNMRLIIKAGIEIFARKGFDGTRIAEIAEASGLPKANVYYYFSSKEEIYKAIVTHLIASWDDALKYISPEREPADAFRLYIKAKLDYTRKNTAESRLFASEIIQGARFLKKKDRDHMRQVTDAHVAVVEGWIAAGKMLPVDPRHLFIMLWASTQFYADFEPIAADGLKKARLKAEDYDTAATTITETILKGILPDPAQRS
- a CDS encoding VOC family protein, with translation MNDITAQPDKPRGLPGHSTVGTNDLDAAAAFYDKLLGVFGIGRVLVQPGRAVYYGHQALEFGVISPLNGAPANVGNGGMVAFEARSRAQVHEVHAVALAAGGFDEGAPGPRGENSDGPYCAYFRDPEGNKFLVYRKGPDEA
- a CDS encoding ABC transporter ATP-binding protein, which codes for MSNLPKPALECRDVTVKFGDVTALSDVAVSFVPGQIHAVVGQNGAGKTTFARVAAGLVQPTAGAVDVMGQEIRTGQVSQSRAAGVELVHQSFALPPSFTVAETMEFGATGKGGIYSRKGLAEKWRTHLAGLDVHVDLNRRIRDLPIETQQGIEIARALVMDARVLILDEPTAVLSPSGIDMLFARVRRLKERGVTVILILHKIREVLGIADTVTVLRGGRKVEGPLPIAEVSAERLANLIVGDAIAKTLDRHERDALVGSKSPAGEGAGHPENARGPSVLSMKAVSTRPDSEGIALDGIDLDIRPGEIVGIAGVEGNGQKTLVRAISALADLAGGSIVLAGRDVTGKPLAARRAIGLRIIPFERNVEGLSLTSSLWQNWSARELLQGSLLKVIRPSAVRETCDRSLREWSVHYHNSAQKAGSLSGGNAQKVILAREVDRDARLIIAAQPTRGLDIGATAFVWQALRQARDRGAAILLISSDLDELFDISDRVVVMLSGRVNGEFRAPFDIASVGAAMTDAAARVSA
- a CDS encoding ABC transporter permease, which encodes MNEIIIAILRSGTPLIYVTLAGVIAQRAGVWNLGLEGLMIIGACATIVGIILTNSILAAMLIAILICVLASVLLWFVIDRLKANPIIAGLGLTGLGVGGTALAVQSIFGSQASVTAPFGIPKLGPTFGAYGVLSIAVAAMPFVVFGMWVLLRRTRFGLRLAACGEHPFAARSVGANPSRMRLVALAIGGALCAIGGAELAAGSLQFFAQGMTAGRGFMAFAAVIFGASHPVGATFAALFFAVVGALGIRAQLMFGDKIPHDLLQALPYLATVFGVWLSGKLRGGAKAASSFAELRDQ
- a CDS encoding uracil-DNA glycosylase, whose amino-acid sequence is MAETLAGWEADLPDVWQDALGPIGDDFDRVDAGLDFESWEPIFPARRGKTFPGQPKGAHALAAFDGIAPDGVRCMILGQDPYPEPGFATGRAFEAGNLAAWVELDKMFSKSIRAYMQLIAAARLGDESLSEDFGRWPDVRRLLCDPAGAFEAPDAIADRWVGEGVLLLNASLTLSRFRVDIDPHQSRGHLPFWRPLMLRVVEMLLARGEPIVFLGFGAAAADIFAQTGIREGRTGNVACIEREHPAFADKVLGRENPFLLCNLYLEAMGGRPIAW
- a CDS encoding NIPSNAP family protein, producing the protein MILEHRTYTFKPGTVDKWMKKYEADGLPVQKRHLNTFVGLYVSELGTLHTTVLMWAYDSLADREARRSAMYADPDWQKFISEVWALDAIQKQEVMIMNPASYSPPL
- a CDS encoding GMC family oxidoreductase, giving the protein MASTPEYDFIIVGAGSAGCVLANRLSKNPANHVLLIEAGGKDRNPLFRLPMLMGKLFHSGIYNWHYHTEPEPYLNGRSLYWPRGKVLGGTSTINGMIYVRGNRHDYDRWAQLGSPGWSYEDVLPAFRRSETHIERDDAFHSTDGELTVCRARGHNPLMDVFCEAGLQAGYPENDDFNGATQEGFGRYDFTIRKGKRWSTSWAFLRPALGRKNLTVLTGAETTRVLIEGGRACGVGYLKDGRPGIARAGREVILSAGVVNSPKALLLSGIGPADELSALGIKPTLDLPGVGKNLQDHVDCVMSWECREPVTLFGDLRADKLIPAVAQGMLFGEGVTTTFPYEAGAFIRSNEGLVSPDIQLHFMPALEKTANLHFPNPFAKKRAVEADHGFTIRVGPVNPASRGEITLRSANPTDKPKIQANYLQSDFDIRTMIDGIRLTRDIVGQKAFDRFRGKELAPGPEALDDAGLTRWLRATAMTTFHPVGTAKMGNDPMAVVDAQLKVHGIGGLRVADASIMPIISSGNTNAPAIMIGEKCAELILNS
- a CDS encoding DUF6494 family protein — translated: MSEDAFNISIRKFLKEVGITSQRKIEETVREGQTGEKTLKVRMTLTAEGTDLNHVVNGEIELP
- a CDS encoding BMP family ABC transporter substrate-binding protein, coding for MHRRTFLQASAGAAALGLAASIVPEFAMASGGLVALVHTQAAGDNGPVDQMIAKLKQLSEEKGFEYRAVYAQDPATYETIYRTLGDAGAAIIISTFNEVAEPFKALAPSYPGTKWIQLFADPFEPAIPNVVTVSYDYYLGCYLSGVFAAKMTTTGKTGFIGGVSIPPLNADFNAFKAGVHSIKPDASVIAAFAGSFQDPAKGQEIATQMYNDGIDYIQTDAAATDGGIIAAANEKEGRMVSCLAPGQYALGPKSLISIVGLDFGVSLYNEATKAVGPEWKGGTHEHTGLGTGVIDFIPSPVFAEQGPAELNARAKEALVEVEKARAGILDGSIKVPFNTTL